A window of Patagioenas fasciata isolate bPatFas1 chromosome 32, bPatFas1.hap1, whole genome shotgun sequence genomic DNA:
ggtttgggggtcccaggggggtttgggggttccaggAGGGTTTGAGGGTCCCTGGTGGGGTTCAGGGTTCccagggagggtttgggggtcccgggaggGTATGGGGGTACCAGGGGGGATTTGAGGGtaccaggggggtttgggggtccatgcGGGGATTTAGGGGTCCCGAGGGGGTTCAGGGTTCTCAGGgagatttgggggtcccagggggattcaggggctccatggggggattTAGGTGTCctagggagggtttgggggtcccaggggggtttgggggttctagggggggctttgggggtcccagggggggttggggttcccaggggggattcaggggtcccaggggggtttgggggtcccaggggggttcggGGGTTCCCGGAGGGGTTCAAGGGTccctggtggggtttgggggtcccagggggaatttgggggtccctggggtcatttaggggtccatgggggggttcgggggttccagtgggggtttgggggtcccaggggggtttgggggttccagggggggttctgggctccatggggggatttggggatcccagggaggtttggggttaccagggagggtttgggggttccagtgggggtttgggggtcccagggggggtttgggggttccagggAGGttcgggggtcccaggggggttcgAGGGTCCCTGGTGGGGTTTGAGGAtcccagggggatttgggggtccctggggggtttggaGTTCCCAGGGGGGATTCAGAGATTCCAGGGGGAaattgggggtcccaggggggttcggGGGTCCCCGAGGGGGGGGTGACAGTGTTGTCCCCCGCAGGAGCGcctgggggggctgcaggaggCGCGGGGGGGGCTGGAGCAGCGCGTGGGGACCCTGCGGGCGGCCAAGGAGGCGGCGGAGGGACCCGAGAGAGAGGCCCGGGAGGAGCAGCGGCGCCGGGGAGAGGGtacggccggacgcctgggtcccccggacgcctgggtccccccaagacGGGTGGGGGacccctggatgcctgggtcttCCCCGTGGGGGGTGGGGGacccctggatgcctgggtcctccccgtggggggtggggggcttctcctggatgcctgggtcccccccaagaGGGGTGGGGggcccccggatgcctgggtccccccaagagGGGTGGGGggctctcccggacgcctgggtccccccaggagGGGTGGGGGTACCCCTGGATACCTGGGTCGTCTTGatggccggacgcctgggtcccctggacgcctgggtccccccaagagGGGTGGGGGtccctcctggatgcctgggtcccccagaagggggttgggggggacccCTGGATACCTGGGTCATCTTGGGGTGTATGCAGGggttcccggacacctgggtcccccaagAGGGGGTTGGGGTctctcctggacgcctgggtcccccctaatgggggtgggggtgtctctcccggacgcctgggtcccccccgccaAGAGGGGGTGGGGGGctctcccagacacctgggtccccccaagagggggtggggggtccctcccggacgcctgggtccctcccgaacgcctgggtcccccagcagAGCAGCGGGCGGCGGCGGAGGCCGCGCGGGCGGACGAGGCCTTTGCCGAGCTGGACAGCGACGGGGACGGGCAGTGAGTGTTCgggaaggggggtccccaatttggggaggggggggtgcagcacggggacccccccctcaccccatgtcccccccagggtGACAGTGGCCGAGCTGCGGCTGCGCCCCGAGCTGGACACCGACGGCGATGGCGCCGTCTCGGAGGATGAGGCCCAGGTGGGACCCCCCCGAACACCCCCCTGGGGCttttggggacccaggcgtccgggagggtgaccccccccaccctgtgtccccccccaggcgTTGATGGGGGACACGACCCCCCTGGACGCTGCTGCTTTCCGGGACCGGCTCTGGGCCACACTCAGGGAGCGCTACCGGCCAcaggtgggttttgggggtcccttggctttggggggggtcccctgaccTTTGGGGGGGTCTTTGACCTCTAGGAGGGTCCCCAGTTTTATTTAGGGGGGGCAGGAGCTGTCACTTTGTCGCTAACCCCCCCATATCTGGGTAGGACCTACGTGAAGTTTttaaggggaaactgaggcatgggagggagggagggacccaggcatccggggtgggggggacccaggcgtccgggtaacctgacccccccccctaACCACCCATAGGGTCAAACtgaaccccccccaccccccccggagCCCCCCCTTGAAGAAAACccccccgaggaggaggaggatgaggatgaggccgaagaggaggaggaggaagaggaggagagcgAAGGCCCCGAGGAGGAGCTGAAGgtttgggggggggacacacacacaactGGGGGCCCCCCAACAttgtacccccccccccccccgccatgggGGGGTTGgtgaccccgctgtccccacaggtgccccccccgcagccccccgagGAAAAGGGGGGGGCTGAGGAGCTGCCCCCCCTCGACGCGGCCGCCCAGGCCCTGGTGGATGgtacgggggggtttgggggtcctggggggtttgggggggggagggttgGGGGGGCCTGAAGGTcttggggggatcctgggggggtttttggggggttgggggggccttGAAGGTCTTGAGGGGGCCCTGAGGGTCCTGGAGGGGtttggagggtcctgggggggtttggggggtcctgggggtgccctgagggtcctgggggggggtttggggggtttgggggcgccTGAAGGTCTTGGGGGgccctgagggtcctgggggggtttggggggtcctgggggcggttttggggggttgggggggcctgAAGGTCTTAGGGGGgccctgagggtcctgggggttttttgggggttgggggggcctgAAGGTCTTGGGGGgccctgagggtcctggggagatttgggggttcctgggggtgccttgagggtcctggggggggttttGGTGGGTTGGGGGGGCCTGAAGGTCTTGGGGGGCCCTGAGGGTCCTGGGAGTGCCCTGGGGGGGCCTGAAGGTCTTAGGGGGgccctgagggtcctgggggggtttgggggggttggggggccctGAAGGTCTTGGGGGGcactgagggtcctggggggggtttggggggtcctgggggtgctctGAGGGTCCGGGGGGcggttttgggggtttgggggatcctgaAGGTCTTGGGGGgccctgagggtcctgggggtgccctgagggccctgggggggttttggggggacctGAAGGTCTTGGGGGGgccctgagggtcctggggggggttgggggggccctgagggtcctgggggagTTGGGGGGGTTTGAGGGGCCTGAAGATCTTGGGGGGgccctgagggtcctgggggggggttggggggggttgggagtgctctgagggtcctggggggagtttgggggggttggggggccctGAAGGTCTTGGGGGGCTTGAGGgtccagggggggtttggggggtcctgggagtgctctgagggtcctggggggctttggagggggttgggggggcctgAAGGTCTTGGGGGGCCCTGAGGgttctggggggatttggggggtcctgggggtgccctgagggtcctgggggaggtttgggggggttgggggggcctgAAGGTCTTGGGGGcccctgagggtcctggggggatttgcggggtcctgggggtgccctgagggtcctgggggggggttgggggggcctgAAGGTCTTGGGGGGGccctgagggggtttggggggtcttgggggggccttgagggtcctgggggggttttggggggttgggggggtctgaAGGtcttgggggggccctgggggggtttggggggggtcctttGGGATTTGTGGGGGGCTTGATGGTgactgagggtcctggggggacactgggagcattttgggggctggggggtcactggggagatttgggggtcccggggcggGGGGTAATTTATGAACACTGGGAGAATGGGGATCTctggtttttgggggggtgtgaGGGGCTGTTTGCAATCGGGGGGGGCTGTTTGCAATCTGGGGGGGCTGTTCccaatttggggaccccccctgcccccccccagccGCCCAACGCGCCCGCCAGGAGCTGGAAGAGGCCGAACGAGCCCTCAAAGAGACCGAGGAGTCCAtcaggttggggggggggggcaccccaaaatcctccctcccctcccactgAGTGGggcggggacaccccaaaaccatcCTGGGGGGGGGgcagacaccccaaaacctctaATTGGGGGGGaaacaccccccaaacccctttaTTTTGAGGTGGGGGGGTGAGCACCTTTACATCcccctctgtgcctcagtttcccctttaatgcctcagtttcccctttggTGCCTCAGTTCCCCCCCAggttggggtgttggggggacctgggggtgtgggggggtctggaggtgcagggggggatctgggggggtccccCTATGTTTGTGACCCCCCCACCCACCCATTTTGCAGGGCCCTGGAGCAGGAATTGGCCTTTGATTTCGGGCCCGAGGGGGAGTTCTCGTATCTCTACAACCAGTGCTATGAACTGGGGACCAGCGAGTGAGGGGGGGcccgggggatttgggggggccgggggggtcagggggacaggggacatagtgggggacaccaggggacttggggatgggggtacagggggatgtggggggtaatggggacatacgggggctctggggtgggggggatatgggggggtcacagggagtaatggggacactggggaacaTGTGGGGGTCATAGGGGACCAggtatggggacattggggttttggggggggtggtatgggggtcatgggggggtaatggggatagtgggggacatgggggggtcataggggaccaggtatggggacattggggttttggggggggtggtatgggggtcatgggggggtaatggggatagtgggggacatgggggggtcatagaGGACCAGGTATGGAGATATTGGGGTGCTTGGGGGGgtatgggtgacatggggggatcACAGTGGGGGTCATGGGAacatggggggctctgggtggggggggacatagtgggggtcacagggggggtaATGGGGagattggggggctctggggtcagggggggacttggggggtcacaagggggtaatggggacattgggtgcCTCTGGGGTCAGGGGTGGACTTGGGGGGATCACGGGgtgggtaatggggacattggggggctctggggtgggggggacatgaaggggtcactgggggttatggggacattggggggctctggggtcagggggggacttggggggatcatggggggggtaatggggacattggggggctctgggtgggggggatatggggggggtcacaaggggggtaatggggacattgggtggCTCTGGGGTCAGGGGAGgtcatgggggggttatggggacattggggggctctggggccaggggaggtcatgggggggttatggggacattggggggcactggggtcaggggaggacatggggggggtcacaaggggagtaatggggacatgggtgggtttggggtggggggggttacaagggggtaatggggatattgggggggtatggggggcatgtggggacattggggacactggggacaggcggGGCCATGGGGCTGgttctgggggacacggggggtgttgggggtcccgtgtccccccccgtcaccgtgtgtcccccccaggtACATCTACCGCCTCTGCCCCTTCAAACGCGTCTCCCAGAAACCCAAACACGGCGGCGCCGAAACCAACctggggtgaggggacacggggaccccctggggaccccgcgGGGActctgtgtccccaatgtccccccaaatgtccccgtgtgtcccccccccctcccaGGACGTGGGGCGCCTGGGCCGGCCCCGAGCACGATCGGTTCAGCACCATGAAGTACGAGCATGGGACGGGATGCTGGCAGGGACCCAACCGCGCCACCACGGTgactgtccccaagtgtccccaagtgtcccctgggctgtccccaacacccccgtgTTGTGTTCTTGGCCCTGGGTGCCCCAGAGTCCCCGCAACCCCTGCAAAGGGGGTGGCCCTGTCCCCCAGCGGTGTCACCCAACCCTCCCGCAGTGTCACTGTCCCCTTGGGGTGTCCTTGTCCCCTTTGGGTGTCCTCATCCcatggggtgtccctgtcccctttggggtcccccccatcttCCCACAGTGTTGTTGCCCCCTGGGgtggtgtccccatcctcctgggatgtccctgtccccttgggGTCCCCTGAGGTGTCCCCATCCtatggggtgtccctgtccccttagGAATCCACTAGGGTGTCCCCATCCTCATGGGGTGTCCTTGTCacctttggggtcccctggggtgtCCTTGTCCTCTTAGGagtcccctggggtgtccccatcttcatggggtgtccttgtcccctttggggtcccctggggtgtccccatcccatggggtgtccctgtccccttagGAATCCACTAGGGTGTCCCCATCCTCATGGGGTGTCCTTGTCacctttggggtcccctggggtgtccttgtcccctttggggtcccctggggtgtccccatcccatggggtgtccctgtccccttagGAATCCACTAGGGTGTCCCCATCCTCATGGGGTGTCCTTGTCccctttggggtcccctggggtgtccccatcttCATGGGGTGTCCTTGTCCCCTTTGGGGTCCCCTGAGGTGTCCCCATCCtatggggtgtccctgtccccttagGAATCCACTAGGGTGTCCCCATCCTCATGGGGTGTCCTTGTCacctttggggtcccctggggtgtCCTTGTCCTCTTAGGAGTCCCCTGgggtcccctggggtgtccccatcccatggggtgtccctgtccccttagGAATCCACTAGGGTGTCCCCATCCTCATGGGGTGTCCTTGTCCCCTTTGGGGTCCCCTgaagtgtccccatcccatggggtgtccctgtccccttagGAATCCACTAAGGTGTCCCCATCCTCATGGGGTGTCCTTGTCacctttggggtcccctggggtgtccccatccttgGGGgtggtgcccccatgtcccctggggggTGTCCTATGTCCCTTGGTTGGGGGGCGCCCCCATCCCCTTGGggtgccccatgtcccctggggggTGTCCCCCTCCCTGGgctatgtcccatgtccccggggggtgtccccatccctggggggtgccccatgtcccctggtgggatgtccccatccccttggGGTGCCTCATGTCCCTGGGGGGTATCCCCATCCCTGGgctatgtcccatgtccccggggtgtgtcccatgtcccctagggggtgtccccatcccggggggtgcccccatgtccccgggGGGTATCCCCATCCCTCGggtatgtcccatgtccccggggtgtgtccctgtcccttgcgggggtatccccatgtcccctggcgggatgtccccatccctggggtaCATCCCATGCCCTCGGGGGTGTCCCTATGTccctggggggtgtccccatccctgggc
This region includes:
- the PRKCSH gene encoding glucosidase 2 subunit beta isoform X1 is translated as MAAPSRARPAGAATLKMAAAAVRGHRAWRDRKFLPRRFRFRRVDPGPAARPPAMLPLVMMLLVPPVLPGTVEVTRPRGVSLSNLHFYEPSGPFTCLDGSATISFSWVNDDYCDCRDGSDEPGTAACPNGHFHCTNAGYRPHSIPSAHVNDGICDCCDGTDEYDSGTNCENTCRERGRREREQQQRLAQVAQEGFALREQLVREAAAARKDKEERLGGLQEARGGLEQRVGTLRAAKEAAEGPEREAREEQRRRGEAEQRAAAEAARADEAFAELDSDGDGQVTVAELRLRPELDTDGDGAVSEDEAQALMGDTTPLDAAAFRDRLWATLRERYRPQGQTEPPPPPPEPPLEENPPEEEEDEDEAEEEEEEEEESEGPEEELKVPPPQPPEEKGGAEELPPLDAAAQALVDAAQRARQELEEAERALKETEESIRALEQELAFDFGPEGEFSYLYNQCYELGTSEYIYRLCPFKRVSQKPKHGGAETNLGTWGAWAGPEHDRFSTMKYEHGTGCWQGPNRATTVKLSCGTETAVTATTEPSRCEYLMELVTPAACRAPPPAHDDHDEL
- the PRKCSH gene encoding glucosidase 2 subunit beta isoform X2; the encoded protein is MAAPSRARPAGAATLKMAAAAVRGHRAWRDRKFLPRRFRFRRVDPGPAARPPAMLPLVMMLLVPPVLPGTVEVTRPRGVSLSNLHFYEPSGPFTCLDGSATISFSWVNDDYCDCRDGSDEPGTAACPNGHFHCTNAGYRPHSIPSAHVNDGICDCCDGTDEYDSGTNCENTCRERGRREREQQQRLAQVAQEGFALREQLVREAAAARKDKEERLGGLQEARGGLEQRVGTLRAAKEAAEGPEREAREEQRRRGEEQRAAAEAARADEAFAELDSDGDGQVTVAELRLRPELDTDGDGAVSEDEAQALMGDTTPLDAAAFRDRLWATLRERYRPQGQTEPPPPPPEPPLEENPPEEEEDEDEAEEEEEEEEESEGPEEELKVPPPQPPEEKGGAEELPPLDAAAQALVDAAQRARQELEEAERALKETEESIRALEQELAFDFGPEGEFSYLYNQCYELGTSEYIYRLCPFKRVSQKPKHGGAETNLGTWGAWAGPEHDRFSTMKYEHGTGCWQGPNRATTVKLSCGTETAVTATTEPSRCEYLMELVTPAACRAPPPAHDDHDEL